From one Rattus rattus isolate New Zealand chromosome 15, Rrattus_CSIRO_v1, whole genome shotgun sequence genomic stretch:
- the LOC116884865 gene encoding protocadherin beta-11-like, with product MENRGEHYLQTRQVLLLFVFLGMSRAHSVARRLSVVEEMPSGALVGNLEKDLGLEVGELSARGAQVASNNNKLPLQLNINTGDLLLSEPLDREELCGSIEPCVLHFQVLLKNPLKILQVELQVMDVNDNSPVFLEKEMVLEIPENSPVGAVFLLESATDLDVGINTVKSYMISQSSHFHVTMRVNPDGRKYPELVLDKVLDYEEQPELSLILTALDGGTPSRSGTALVRVEVIDANDNSPEFDQMFYEVRIPENSRLGSLIITASASDLDSGTNGELSYAFSHASEDIRKTFAINKNSGEISLIGYLDFETTESYSIIIKATDRGGLFGKSTVRIQVMDVNDNFPEIAVSSFVSPIPENAVETLVMIFSIQDKDSGENSKMVCSIPEDLPFVLKSSIENYYHLETEGALDRENRAEYNITISVSDQGTPRLTTQHTITVQVSDINDNAPAFTQTSYTMFVRENNSPALHIGTISATDSDSGSNAHITYSLLPPRDPQLALDSLISINADNGQLFALRALDYEALQAFEFHVGATDRGSPALSSQALVRVVVLDDNDNAPFVLYPLQNASAPYTELLPRAAEPGYLVTKVVAVDRDSGQNAWLSFQLLKATEPGLFSVWAHNGEVRTTRLLSERDVPKHRLLLLVKDNGDPPRSASVMLQVLLVDGFSQPYLPLPEVARDSMPDVDNMLTLYLVIALASVSSLFLLSVMLFVGVRLCRRARAASLGGCSVPEGHFPDHLVDISGAGTLSQSYQYEVCLMGGSGTNEFRFLKPVSPNLKPQFPGKEMEESPTLRNSFGLFSDCN from the coding sequence ATGGAGAACCGAGGGGAACACTATCTGCAGACAAGGCAAgtcttgcttctctttgttttcctagGAATGTCTCGAGCACACTCTGTGGCCAGGAGACTTTCAGTGGTGGAGGAAATGCCGAGTGGGGCCTTGGTAGGGAATTTGGAAAAGGACCTGGGGCTTGAGGTGGGTGAGCTGTCTGCACGAGGGGCTCAAGTGGCctctaataataataaactgCCTTTGCAATTGAACATAAATACAGGAGATTTGCTCCTAAGTGAACCACTAGACCGTGAGGAGCTGTGTGGCTCCATTGAGCCCTGTGTGCTCCATTTCCAGGTGTTACTGAAAAACCCCTTAAAGATTTTGCAAGTTGAGCTTCAGGTCATGGATGTAAATGACAACTCCCCTGTATTCTTGGAAAAGGAAATGGTTTTAGAAATCCCAGAAAACAGTCCTGTTGGTGCTGTGTTCTTACTAGAAAGTGCAACTGATTTAGATGTAGGAATCAATACTGTTAAAAGCTACATGATAAGCCAGAGCTCTCATTTCCACGTTACAATGAGAGTTAATCCCGACGGCAGGAAATACCCAGAGTTAGTTCTGGACAAAGTGCTGGATTATGAGGAGCAGCCTGAGCTTAGTCTCATCCTCACTGCTTTGGATGGAGGGACTCCATCCAGGTCTGGGACTGCATTGGTTCGAGTGGAAGTCATAGATGCCAATGACAACTCCCCTGAATTTGACCAAATGTTCTATGAAGTGAGGATTCCAGAGAATAGCAGGCTTGGTTCACTGATTATCACTGCATCGGCTTCGGACTTAGACTCGGGAACTAATGGTGAACTCTCATATGCCTTTTCCCATGCATCAGAGGATATTCGAAAAACATTtgcaattaataaaaattctGGAGAAATAAGTTTAATAGGCTATTTGGACTTTGAAACGACTGAATCCTACTCAATAATCATTAAAGCTACTGATCGGGGAGGACTTTTTGGGAAATCTACAGTAAGAATTCAGGTGATGGATGTGAACGACAATTTTCCTGAAATTGCTGTGTCATCATTTGTCAGTCCAATCCCAGAAAATGCTGTAGAGACTTTAGTTATGATTTTTAGTATTCAAGACAAGGACTCAGGAGAGAACAGCAAGATGGTTTGCAGTATTCCGGAGGATCTCCCGTTTGTGCTAAAATCTTCTATTGAAAATTACTACCACTTAGAAACGGAGGGAGCACTGGATAGAGAGAACAGAGCTGAGTACAACATCACCATCTCTGTCTCAGACCAGGGCACACCCAGGCTCACAACCCAGCACACCATAACAGTGCAGGTGTCTGACATCAACGACAACGCCCCGGCCTTCACCCAAACCTCCTACACCATGTTTGTCCGCGAGAACAACAGCCCCGCCCTGCACATAGGCACCATCAGTgccacagactcagactcaggctCCAATGCCCACATCACCTATTCGCTGCTGCCGCCTCGAGACCCTCAGCTGGCCCTCGACTCGCTCATTTCCATCAATGCTGACAACGGGCAGCTGTTCGCGCTCAGGGCGCTGGACTATGAGGCGCTGCAGGCCTTCGAGTTCCACGTGGGTGCCACAGACCGAGGCTCACCCGCGCTCAGCAGCCAGGCACTGGTGCGCGTGGTGGTGCTGGACGACAATGACAATGCGCCCTTCGTGCTCTACCCGCTGCAGAATGCCTCAGCGCCCTACACAGAGCTGCTGCCCAGGGCGGCAGAGCCTGGATACCTGGTTACCAAGGTGGTAGCTGTGGACCGCGACTCTGGCCAGAATGCCTGGCTGTCATTCCAGCTGCTCAAGGCCACAGAGCCCGGGCTATTTAGTGTGTGGGCCCACAATGGTGAGGTGCGCACCACTAGGCTGTTGAGCGAGCGTGATGTGCCCAAACACAGGTTGCTGCTGCTGGTCAAGGACAATGGAGATCCTCCGCGCTCTGCCAGCGTCATGCTGCAAGTGCTACTAGTGGATGGCTTCTCCCagccctacctgcctctgccagaaGTGGCGCGGGACTCCATGCCGGATGTTGACAACATGCTCACGCTGTACCTGGTTATTGCTTTggcctctgtgtcttctctcttcctcctgtctgtgATGCTGTTTGTGGGAGTGAGGCTGTGCAGGAGAGCCAGGGCAGCCTCTCTGGGTGGTTGTTCTGTGCCTGAGGGACACTTTCCTGATCATCTCGTCGACATTAGCGGTGCGGGAACTCTGTCTCAGAGCTACCAGTATGAGGTGTGTCTGATGGGAGGTAGTGGGACAAATGAGTTCAGATTCTTGAAGCCAGTTTCCCCCAATTTAAAACCCCAGTTCCCtgggaaagaaatggaggaaagtCCTACTTTACGCAATAGTTTTGGGTTATTTAGTGACTGTAATTGA
- the LOC116884866 gene encoding protocadherin beta-14-like, translated as MGNRKTLILQKRQVLVFFVLLGLSQASAESLRYSVAEETEIGSFVANLARDLGLGVAELSSREARVVSDDNKKHLLLNLLTGDLLLSERLDREELCGSTEPCVLPFQVVLENPLQFYRAELHVRDINDHAPTFLDKETTIKIPESAAIGATFLIENVQDLDIGSNSLQDYSISPSSHFYVKIHESGDGKIYPELVLDRALDHEEESELRLTLTALDGGSPPRSGTTLVLIKVLDINDNAPEFAQNFYEVQIPEDTPVGSSIITISAKDLDMGNYGKISYSFLHATEDVRKTFEINPTSGEVNLRSLLDFEVIQSYSVTIQATDGGGLSAKCTLSVKVVDINDNAPEVIISSVTKTIPENASETLITLFSVRDQDSGDNGRILCSIPDDLPFILKPTFKNFFTLLSEKALDRESKAEYNITITVSDLGTPRLTTQHTITVQVSDINDNAPAFTQTSYTMFVRENNSPALHIGTISATDSDSGSNAHITYSLLPPRDPQLALDSLISINADNGQLFALRALDYEALQAFEFRVGATDRGSPALSSQALVRVVVLDDNDNAPFVLYPLQNASAPYTELLPRAAEPGYLVTKVVAVDRDSGQNAWLSFQLLKATEPGLFSVWAHNGEVRTSRLLSERDAPKHKLLLMVKDNGDPPRSASVMLHVLVVDAFSQPYLPLPEVAHNPAHDEDTLTLYLVIALASVSSLFLLSVLLFVGVRLCKKARAASLGGCSVPEGHFPGHLVDVTGTGTLSQNYQYEVCLTGSTGTNEFKFLKPVMPSLQLQDPDSNMLVKENFRNSLGFNIQ; from the coding sequence ATGGGGAACAGAAAGACTCTCATCCTGCAGAAACGGCAagtcttggttttctttgttttgctgggATTGTCTCAGGCGAGTGCTGAGTCTTTGCGCTATTCTGtagcagaggaaacagaaattggCTCTTTTGTGGCTAATCTGGCAAGGGATTTAGGGCTGGGGGTTGCGGAGTTGTCCTCCAGGGAAGCCAGGGTAGTGTCAGATGATAATAAAAAGCATTTACTCCTTAATTTGCTGACCGGAGATTTGCTCCTGAGTGAGCGACTGGACCGTGAAGAGCTGTGTGGCTCCACCGAGCCCTGTGTGCTGCCCTTTCAGGTGGTACTGGAAAACCCTTTACAGTTCTATCGAGCTGAGCTGCATGTCAGAGACATAAATGATCACGCCCCTACATTCCTAGACAAGGAAACAACTATTAAAATACCAGAAAGCGCTGCTATCGGAGCCACATTTTTAATTGAGAATGTACAGGATCTGGACATAGGAAGCAACAGTCTCCAGGACTACAGCATTAGCCCCAGTTCTCATTTCTATGTTAAAATTCATGAGAGTGGTGATGGAAAGATATATCCAGAGCTGGTACTGGACAGAGCTTTAGATCATGAGGAGGAATCTGAGCTTAGATTGACACTTACAGCATTGGATGGCGGGTCTCCACCCAGGTCTGGGACAACATTAGTTCTCATAAAAGTCTTGGACATCAACGATAATGCTCCTGAGTTTGCTCAGAATTTCTATGAGGTGCAGATCCCAGAGGACACACCCGTTGGCTCCAGTATTATTACTATCTCTGCTAAAGATTTAGATATGGGAAATTATGGGAAAATATCATATTCATTTTTGCATGCAACAGAAGATGTTAGAAAAACCTTTGAAATCAACCCAACATCTGGGGAAGTCAATTTGAGATCACTGCTGGATTTTGAAGTAATACAGTCCTATTCTGTAACTATCCAAGCAACAGATGGTGGAGGTCTTTCAGCAAAATGCACTCTTTCAGTTAAAGTAGTAGATATAAATGACAATGCACCAGAAGTGATCATATCATCGGTTACAAAGACAATTCCAGAGAATGCTTCAGAGACCCTGATCACTCTGTTCAGTGTCCGAGATCAAGACTCTGGAGACAATGGAAGGATCCTTTGCTCTATTCCGGATGACCTTCCATTTATTCTAAAACCCACCTTCAAGAATTTTTTCACTCTACTTTCTGAAAAAGCACTGGACAGAGAGAGCAAAGCTGAGTACAACATCACCATTACTGTCTCTGACCTGGGCACACCCAGGCTCACAACCCAGCACACCATAACAGTGCAGGTGTCTGACATCAACGACAACGCCCCCGCCTTCACCCAAACCTCCTACACCATGTTTGTCCGCGAGAACAACAGCCCCGCCCTGCACATAGGCACCATCAGTgccacagactcagactcaggaTCCAATGCCCACATCACCTACTCGCTGCTGCCGCCTCGAGACCCACAGCTGGCCCTCGACTCACTCATCTCCATCAATGCAGACAATGGGCAGCTGTTCGCGCTCAGGGCGCTGGACTATGAGGCGCTGCAGGCCTTCGAGTTCCGCGTGGGTGCCACAGACCGAGGCTCACCCGCGCTCAGCAGCCAGGCACTGGTGCGCGTGGTGGTGCTGGACGACAATGACAATGCGCCCTTCGTGCTCTACCCGCTGCAGAATGCCTCAGCGCCCTACACAGAGCTGCTGCCCAGGGCGGCAGAGCCTGGATACCTGGTTACCAAGGTGGTAGCTGTGGACCGCGACTCTGGCCAGAATGCCTGGCTGTCATTCCAGCTGCTCAAAGCCACGGAGCCGGGGCTGTTCAGCGTGTGGGCGCACAATGGCGAGGTACGCACCTCCAGGCTGCTGAGCGAGCGCGATGCACCCAAGCACAAACTGCTGCTGATGGTCAAGGACAATGGAGATCCTCCGCGCTCTGCCAGTGTTATGTTGCACGTGCTAGTGGTAGATGCCTTCTCTCagccctacctgcctctgccagagGTGGCGCACAATCCTGCACACGACGAGGACACTCTAACACTGTACCTGGTCATAGCCTTGgcatctgtgtcttctctcttcctcttgtctGTGCTGCTGTTCGTGGGGGTGAGGCTGTGCAAGAAGGCCAGGGCAGCTTCTCTGGGTGGCTGCTCTGTGCCCGAGGGCCACTTTCCTGGCCACCTGGTGGACGTTACCGGCACTGGAACCCTGTCCCAGAACTACCAGTATGAGGTGTGTTTGACAGGAAGTACTGGAACAAACGAGTTCAAATTCCTGAAGCCAGTCATGCCCAGTCTTCAACTCCAGGACCCCGATTCTAATATGCTGGTAAAGGAGAACTTTCGGAATAGCCTGGgttttaatattcaataa
- the LOC116884566 gene encoding protocadherin beta-18-like, translating into MESVFGAAQHVRQVLVFFVFLEGSLVLSETWSYSVAEETETGSSIGNIIKDMDVGDLAARGARVIFDDYQPYLQLELETGNLLLNKKLDREALCSTSEPCILHFQVLLENPLQFFQAELLIEDVNDHTPTFLEKLIFLNISEGATPGTSFQMDNAQDLDIGMNAILNYSISPNPYFYLKLKDSGKGRRYPELVLARSLDREKEASISLILTAIDGGSLPRTGAVQVQVVVLDVNDNAPEFEKTLYEVQVPENSSVDSLVIKVSAKDLDSGINGEVSYSFSHISRDVQKTFEIHPISGEIHLKTVLDFEVIQSYTVNVQAIDGGGLSGKSAIIVQVTDVNDNPPEIVITSLMSPIQENSLSEMVVAIFSLRDQDSGENGRMICSIQDKLPFLLKPTFKNFYTLVTEHPLDRESRAEYNITITVSDLGTPRLTTQHTITVQVADINDNAPAFTQTSYTMFVHENNSPALHIGTISATDSDSGSNAHITYSLLPFHDPQLSLASLISVNADNGQLFALRALDYEALQTFEFHVGATDGGSPALSSQALVHVVVLDDNDNAPFILYPLQNASAPCTELLPRAAEPGYLVTKVVAVDRDSGQNAWLSFQLLKATEPGLFSIWAHNGEVRTTRMLSERDVPKHKLLLLVKDNGEPPRSASVSLHLLVVDGFSQPYLPLPEVALDPTNVDEEALTLYLVIALASVSSLFLLSVLLFVGVRLCRKATTASLGGYSVSEGHFPGHLVDFSGAETLSQSYQYEVCLT; encoded by the coding sequence ATGGAGTCTGTGTTTGGAGCTGCTCAGCATGTAAGGCAAGtgctggttttctttgttttcctggaagGGTCCTTGGTTCTTTCGGAGACCTGGAGTTATTCTGTGGCAGAAGAAACGGAGACTGGCTCCTCTATAGGTAACATCATTAAAGATATGGATGTAGGTGACCTGGCTGCACGGGGGGCCAGAGTTATATTTGATGACTACCAGCCTTATTTGCAGTTAGAACTGGAGACTGGCAACTTGCTTTTGAATAAAAAACTGGACAGGGAGGCACTTTGTTCTACCAGTGAACCCTGTATATTGCATTTCCAGGTGTTATTGGAGAATCCTCTGCAATTTTTTCAGGCTGAGCTTTTGATTGAAGACGTAAATGACCATACCCCCACATTTCTAGAAAAACTCATATTTCTAAATATCTCAGAAGGTGCTACTCCAGGAACCTCGTTCCAAATGGATAATGCTCAAGACTTGGATATAGGAATGAATGCTATCCTAAACTATTCAATTAGCCCTAACCCCTATTTCTACCTTAAGTTAAAAGACAGTGGTAAAGGAAGAAGATATCCAGAGCTGGTACTGGCTAGATCTCTggacagagaaaaggaggctTCAATTAGCTTAATACTAACAGCCATAGATGGTGGGTCTTTGCCCAGGACAGGGGCTGTACAGGTTCAAGTCGTGGTTCTGGACGTCAACGACAATGCCCCTGAGTTTGAAAAAACCCTGTATGAGGTCCAAGTACCAGAGAACAGTTCCGTGGACTCACTAGTAATCAAGGTGTCTGCTAAAGATTTAGATTCAGGAATAAATGGAGAGGTATCTTACTCGTTTTCTCATATCTCTAGAGATGTACAAAAAACATTCGAAATCCATCCAATCTCTGGTGAAATCCACTTGAAAACAGTCCTAGATTTTGAGGTAATTCAGTCTTATACAGTAAATGTTCAAGCCATTGATGGTGGCGGTCTCTCTGGAAAATCAGCCATTATTGTTCAGGTTACAGATGTGAATGACAATCCACCAGAAATAGTCATTACGTCCCTTATGAGCCCTATCCAAGAGAACAGTTTGTCAGAGATGGTGGTTGCCATTTTCAGTTTACGTGACCAGGACTCTGGTGAAAATGGGAGAATGATTTGTTCAATTCAAGACAAACTCCCTTTTCTCTTGAAACCTACTTTCAAAAATTTCTACACTCTAGTAACAGAGCATCCActggacagagagagcagagctgagtacaacatcaccatcactgtcTCTGACCTGGGCACACCCAGGCTCACAACTCAGCACACCATAACAGTGCAGGTGGCAGACATCAACGACAATGCCCCCGCCTTCACCCAGACCTCCTACACCATGTTTGTCCACGAGAACAACAGCCCCGCCCTACATATAGGCACCATCAGTgccacagactcagactcaggctCCAATGCCCACATCACTTACTCGCTGCTGCCGTTCCACGACCCACAGCTGTCCCTCGCCTCACTCATCTCCGTTAACGCAGACAATGGGCAGCTGTTCGCCCTCAGGGCACTGGACTATGAGGCCCTACAGACCTTTGAGTTCCATGTGGGTGCCACAGACGGAGGCTCGCCCGCACTCAGCAGCCAGGCTCTGGTGCATGTGGTGGTGTTGGATGATAATGACAATGCGCCCTTCATACTCTACCCACTGCAGAACGCCTCAGCACCCTGCACTGAGCTGCTGCCTAGAGCAGCAGAGCCTGGATACCTGGTCACCAAGGTGGTGGCTGTGGATCGTGACTCTGGCCAGAATGCCTGGCTGTCTTTTCAGCTGCTCAAAGCCACGGAGCCCGGACTGTTCAGCATATGGGCACACAATGGTGAGGTGCGCACCACCAGGATGCTGAGTGAGCGCGATGTGCCCAAGCACAAACTGCTGCTACTGGTCAAGGACAATGGAGAGCCTCCGCGTTCTGCCAGTGTCTCGCTGCACCTGTTGGTAGTGGATGGCTTCTCTCagccctacctgcctctgccagagGTGGCGCTCGACCCTACAAACGTGGATGAGGAAGCGCTCACACTCTACTTGGTCATTGCCTTGgcatctgtgtcttctctcttccttttgtctgTGCTGCTGTTCGTGGGGGTGAGGCTGTGCAGGAAGGCCACGACAGCCTCTCTGGGTGGCTACTCTGTGTCTGAGGGACACTTTCCTGGCCACCTGGTGGACTTCAGCGGTGcagagaccctgtcccagagCTACCAGTACGAGGTGTGTCTGACATGA
- the LOC116884567 gene encoding protocadherin beta-15-like → MKIAREHRQRQVLLIFLFLGVAGAGWKPRRYFVMEETPSGTVLANLVQDLGLGVAELAARGAQVVCEENESRLQLDLQTGKLILNEKLDREELCGPTEPCVIHFQVLLKKPLEIFQAELQVGDINDHSPEFPEREMTVKIIETSPVDTAFLLKTAQDLDVGNNSIQNYKIGTNSHFHVSIRNRGDGRKYPELVLDKELDREEQAEFRLTLTALDGGSPPRTGTSQIRIIVLDVNDNAPEFAQAFYRVQILENSPLGSLVAKVSAKDSDIGTNGEVSYSLFHSSQKMSKTFELNALSGEVRLIKTLDFETTSSYEVDIEASDGGGLSGKCSVSIQVVDVNDNYPELIMSSLTNPIPENSPETEVALFWVRDRDSGENGKTVCSIQEGIPFTLEPSVENFFRLMTDGALDRESRAEYNITIFVSDLGTPRLTTQHTITVQVSDINDNAPAFTQTSYTMFVRENNSPALHIGTISATDSDSGSNAHITYSLLPPHDPQLALTSLISINTDNGQLFALRAMDYEALQAFEFRVGATDRGSPALSSQALVRVVVLDDNDNAPFVLYPLQNASVPFTELLPRAAEPGYLITKVVAVDSDSGQNAWLSFQLLKATEPGLFSVWAHNGEVRTTRLLNERDVPKHKLLLMVKDNGEPPRSASVMLQVLLVDGFSQPYLPLPEVVRDPSDQDEDVLTLYLVIALASVSSLFLLSVLLFVGVRLCRRAREATLGVCSMAEGHFPGHLVDVSGVGTLSQSYQYEVCLTGDSQSNEFKFLKPVFSSIVDQNSGRQLGDNPSSPSILGM, encoded by the coding sequence ATGAAGATTGCAAGAGAACACAGGCAAAGGCAAGTTCtgttaatctttcttttcctgggAGTGGCTGGGGCGGGCTGGAAACCCCGCCGTTACTTTGTGATGGAGGAAACACCCAGCGGCACTGTTTTGGCAAATCTAGTCCAGGACCTAGGGCTGGGAGTTGCGGAGCTAGCTGCTCGAGGAGCCCAAGTAGTGTGTGAGGAAAATGAATCACGCTTGCAGCTTGATCTACAGACTGGGAAGCTAATCTTAAATGAAAAACTGGACCGGGAGGAGCTGTGCGGCCCCACTGAGCCCTGTGTCATTCATTTCCAAGTGTTACTGAAAAAACCACTGGAAATATTTCAAGCTGAGCTACAAGTAGGAGACATCAATGATCATTCTCCCGAGTTTCCTGAAAGAGAAATGACCGTGAAAATCATAGAGACTAGCCCTGTTGACACTGCATTTCTACTCAAAACCGCTCAGGATTTGGATGTGGGAAATAACAGCATTCAGAACTATAAAATTGGTACCAATTCTCATTTCCATGTTTCCATCCGCAACCGAGGTGATGGGAGAAAATACCCAGAGCTCGTGCTGGACAAAGAGCTTGATCGCGAGGAGCAGGCAGAGTTCAGATTAACTCTGACCGCGCTGGATGGCGGTTCTCCACCCAGGACTGGCACCTCGCAAATCCGGATTATTGTCTTGGATGTCAATGACAATGCCCCTGAGTTTGCACAGGCTTTCTACCGAGTGCAAATCCTAGAGAACAGCCCCTTGGGTTCCCTGGTTGCTAAGGTCTCTGCTAAGGATTCAGACATTGGGACAAATGGAGAGGTATCATACTCTCTTTTTCATAGCTCTCAGAAGATGAGCAAAACTTTTGAGCTAAATGCTCTATCAGGAGAAGTTCGACTAATTAAAACACTGGACTTTGAGACAACATCTTCATATGAAGTAGACATAGAGGCATCCGATGGCGGGGGTCTTTCTGGAAAATGTTCTGTTTCTATTCAGGTGGTGGATGTCAATGATAATTACCCAGAACTAATTATGTCATCCCTCACCAATCCCATCCCAGAAAATTCACCAGAGACAGAGGTGGCACTGTTTTGGGTTCGAGACCGAGActctggagaaaatggaaagacagtTTGTTCCATCCAGGAAGGTATTCCCTTTACATTGGAACCTTCTGTTGAGAACTTCTTTAGACTGATGACAGACGGAGCTttggacagagagagcagagctgagtACAACATCACCATCTTCGTCTCAGACCTGGGCACACCCAGGCTCACAACCCAGCACACCATAACAGTGCAGGTGTCTGACATCAACGACAACGCCCCCGCCTTTACCCAAACCTCCTACACAATGTTTGTCCGCGAGAACAACAGCCCCGCCCTGCACATAGGCACCATCAGCgccacagactcagactcaggaTCCAATGCCCACATCACCTACTCGCTGCTGCCTCCCCATGACCCGCAGCTGGCCCTCACCTCACTTATCTCCATTAACACTGACAATGGCCAGCTATTCGCGCTCAGGGCAATGGACTATGAGGCCCTGCAGGCCTTCGAGTTCCGCGTGGGTGCCACAGATCGAGGCTCACCTGCACTCAGCAGCCAGGCTCTGGTGCGCGTGGTGGTGCTGGACGACAATGACAATGCGCCCTTCGTGCTCTACCCACTGCAGAACGCCTCTGTGCCCTTCACTGAGCTACTGCCCAGGGCGGCAGAGCCTGGCTACCTGATCACCAAGGTGGTAGCGGTGGACTCTGACTCTGGCCAGAATGCCTGGCTGTCGTTCCAGCTGCTTAAGGCCACGGAGCCGGGACTGTTCAGTGTGTGGGCGCATAATGGCGAAGTGCGCACCACCAGGCTGCTGAACGAGCGCGATGTGCCCAAGCACAAGCTGCTGCTAATGGTCAAGGACAATGGAGAGCCTCCGCGCTCTGCCAGCGTCATGCTTCAAGTGCTTCTGGTGGATGGCTTCTCCCAGCCCTACCTACCTCTGCCAGAGGTGGTGCGCGACCCCAGTGACCAGGATGAGGATGTGCTCACTCTGTACCTGGTTATTGCCTTggcttctgtgtcttctctcttccttttgtctgTGCTGCTGTTTGTCGGGGTGAGGCTGTGCAGGAGGGCCAGGGAGGCCACTCTGGGTGTCTGCTCTATGGCTGAGGGACACTTTCCTGGTCACCTAGTGGATGTCAGTGGTGTGGGGACCCTGTCCCAGAGCTACCAGTATGAGGTGTGTCTTACAGGAGATTCTCAGAGTAATGAGTTCAAATTCTTGAAGCCTGTGTTTTCTAGTATTGTAGACCAAAACTCTGGTAGGCAACTAGGAGATAATCCATCCTCCCCAAGTATTTTAGGCATGTGA